The nucleotide sequence TCAGCGCCTGTGCCGCCGCCCCCTGCTTGCGCGACGTCGCCGCATGGACATGCAGCAGCCCGATCTCGTCATGGGGGTGGAGCCCGGCGCTGACGGTATAGGCCAGGCCCCGCTCCTCCCGCACCGCCTGGAACAGTCGCGACGATGCGCCGCCGCCGGCGATGTCGGCGAACAGGCGCGCGGCGAGGTAATCCTCGGCCTTCTGCCCCGGTGCCTCGTAGCCAGCGGTCAGCTGCGCCTGATCGGCCTTGGCAGGATCGCGGCGGACCCTGGGGGTAAAGCGGGCAGGTTCCGCTTCGGGTGCTTCGCCCGCCTGAAGCTCGCCCAGGTGCCGCTCGGCGAGCGCGACCAGCGCCTCATGCTCGACCGCGCCAGCCGCCGACAGCACCATCGATCCGCCCCGATAATGGCGGTCGCGCCAGCCGGTCAGGTCGTCCCGGCCGATGCCACGAACGCTCTCCTCGCTGCCGAGGATCGAGCGGCCGAGCGGCTGTTCGGCAAACGCCTGGCTCCACAGATGATCGAAGATGATGTCCGACGGCGTGTCTTCCGCCTCGGCCAGTTCCTGCAGCACGACCTCGGCTTCACGGGCGAGCTCGTCGGGGTCGAACTGCGGCCGGGCGACGAGGTCGCCGAGCAGCTCGACCGCCAGGGGGACGTGATCGCCGAGCACGGCAGCGGTGAAGCTCGTCTGGTCGCGCTCGGTGCAGGCGTTGAGCTCGCCGCCGACATCCTCGATCGCCTCGGAGATCTGCCGGGCCGAACGGCCGCCCGCGCCCTTGAACACCATATGCTCGAACAGATGGGCGAGGCCGTTGACCCGCGCCTCCTCGTGCCGCGAGCCGGCGCCGGCGAACAGGGCAATGCTGGCGGTCTCCAGCCCCGGCATCGGGCGGCTGATGACGGTCAGCCCGTTGGCGAGATGGCTGATCCTGGTCACGCCCGCCGCCTCCTCAGCGCAAGGACATAGATGACCAGCGCGACGGCGGCAAAGGCGAACCATTGCACCGCATAGCTGCGATGGTTGTTGGGAATGTCGGCGATGCTCGGGGGAGCCGGCCGCTCCGAGAAGGGAATGACCGGCGGATCGGCGACGATCATCGGCATCGGCGGACGGGGATCGGCGATCCTCGCCGGCAGGGCGCGATTATCCGGTGCCTGGGTAAGCGTGCCGGTGACGTCGCCCCCGCTCCACTGGCCCGCGCCGATCAGCCGGCGGGTCGTGCCCAGTTGCACCATCAACATCTGCCCGCCGTCCAGCGGCCGGCAGTCGGCGAGCAGGCGGAAGCCGAAGCGGCCGGCGCCCTCCAGCCGGGTCGGCGACGGGCCGCAGGTCGCGCTCGCGGGGCGGAACAGCTGGCGATCGAGGTCGACGGTCCGGTCGATCGCGATCGGTGCGGCGTCGAGATTGGAAGCGAGGCGCGCAATTGCCACCTCCTTTTCCTTGGCGCGATCGAGCTGCCAGAAGCCGAGGCCCGCCATCGTCGCGCAGGCGAGCAGCACCACCAGGGTGGCGAAGATCGGCACCCGCCTCACTTGACCAGCCGCCCCTCGTGCGCGGCGTTGCGATATTCCGCGCCGAGCAGCCATGCCTTGGCCAGCCTGAGGCCGCCGAGGGTCAGTCCAAGTCCGAGCGGGATCCACACCAGATGGACCCAGAATGGCGGCTCAAAGGCTGCATCGACGAGCAGCGCGGCCACGACCAGCAGGGCGCCGACGACGAGGATGAGGAAGGCCGCCGGCCCGTCGCCGACGTTGAACTGCTGGAAGTCGAGCCCGCAATGCTCGCACCGCTCGCGCAAACGAACAGGGCCGGCGAACAGCCGGCCCTTCTCGCAAGCGGGGCAGGTCCCGGCGAGCCACTGGCCCGCCGGTCCCGCGATGCTCATCAGCCGTGCCACTCGGCGCCCCAGCCGCCCCACAGGTAGATGGAGACGAACAGGAACAGCCAGACGACGTCGACGAAATGCCAGTACCAGGCAGCCGCCTCAAAGCCGAAGTGCTTTTCCTTAGTGAAGTCGCCGCGAACCGCACGGAAGTAGCAGACGATCAGGAAGATGGTGCCGATCAGCACGTGCGCGCCGTGGAAGCCGGTGGCCATCATGAAGGCCGAACCATAGACGTTTCCGCCGCTCGAGCTGACGAAGCCGAACGGGGCGTGCGCATATTCATAGGCCTGGATGCCGCTGAACACGACGCCGAGCGCGATGGTCGCGAGAAGGCCGTTCTTCAGCCCCTGCCGGTCGCCGTTGATCAGC is from Sphingomonas sp. LHG3406-1 and encodes:
- a CDS encoding SURF1 family protein; translation: MRRVPIFATLVVLLACATMAGLGFWQLDRAKEKEVAIARLASNLDAAPIAIDRTVDLDRQLFRPASATCGPSPTRLEGAGRFGFRLLADCRPLDGGQMLMVQLGTTRRLIGAGQWSGGDVTGTLTQAPDNRALPARIADPRPPMPMIVADPPVIPFSERPAPPSIADIPNNHRSYAVQWFAFAAVALVIYVLALRRRRA
- a CDS encoding DUF983 domain-containing protein; protein product: MSIAGPAGQWLAGTCPACEKGRLFAGPVRLRERCEHCGLDFQQFNVGDGPAAFLILVVGALLVVAALLVDAAFEPPFWVHLVWIPLGLGLTLGGLRLAKAWLLGAEYRNAAHEGRLVK
- a CDS encoding pitrilysin family protein, whose amino-acid sequence is MTRISHLANGLTVISRPMPGLETASIALFAGAGSRHEEARVNGLAHLFEHMVFKGAGGRSARQISEAIEDVGGELNACTERDQTSFTAAVLGDHVPLAVELLGDLVARPQFDPDELAREAEVVLQELAEAEDTPSDIIFDHLWSQAFAEQPLGRSILGSEESVRGIGRDDLTGWRDRHYRGGSMVLSAAGAVEHEALVALAERHLGELQAGEAPEAEPARFTPRVRRDPAKADQAQLTAGYEAPGQKAEDYLAARLFADIAGGGASSRLFQAVREERGLAYTVSAGLHPHDEIGLLHVHAATSRKQGAAAQALIEEVLRDAAETLGQRELDRARIQIRAGLAMALETPWGQAAQAARQWLVHGRLIGREELAAKLAALDVEQVRAAGARMLAGEPARATLGLAA